The following coding sequences lie in one Synechococcus sp. CC9902 genomic window:
- the psb32 gene encoding photosystem II repair protein Psb32: protein MPLFPRRFVAALLAISLCLFVCVPAGLAISPSELGASPPEELILDDADVFSRASRNELDSKLKGLEDQRVNARLITLRRLDYGYSLKSFGEELMASWSGKSEIPLLLILIETQNKRAALLADSALQSQLPESLLTSTARTTMTLPLRDGDRYRQSSIDGISRLSTVLAGGEDPGPPEVVERVALPTNIPTKAETEESDATTWIIVLLVLGTIIPMATWWVFSR, encoded by the coding sequence ATGCCGCTGTTCCCCCGCCGTTTTGTTGCCGCGCTTCTGGCAATCAGCCTCTGCTTGTTCGTCTGCGTACCCGCAGGGCTAGCAATTTCGCCTTCCGAGCTGGGTGCGTCTCCTCCAGAGGAGCTCATTCTCGACGACGCTGATGTTTTTAGTCGCGCCAGTCGGAATGAGTTGGATTCGAAGCTGAAGGGCTTGGAAGATCAACGCGTCAATGCACGTTTAATTACTTTGCGGCGCCTTGATTACGGTTACAGCTTGAAGAGCTTCGGTGAAGAACTGATGGCATCTTGGTCTGGGAAGAGCGAGATCCCCCTACTCCTGATCCTGATCGAAACACAAAACAAGCGCGCTGCACTTCTCGCCGACTCAGCTTTGCAAAGTCAATTGCCCGAGTCGTTACTCACGAGTACGGCGCGAACAACGATGACTCTTCCCCTTCGTGACGGTGATCGCTACCGACAGTCATCGATCGACGGTATTTCCCGTTTGTCAACTGTTCTTGCCGGTGGAGAAGACCCAGGTCCTCCTGAGGTGGTTGAGCGGGTGGCGCTTCCTACCAACATTCCAACGAAGGCGGAAACCGAAGAAAGTGATGCAACTACTTGGATCATTGTTTTACTTGTGTTGGGCACGATTATTCCGATGGCCACCTGGTGGGTCTTTTCCCGCTAA
- the pxcA gene encoding proton extrusion protein PcxA → MSRRNWVNFFSRGQGFDLTNDLERGYESALLIQNLELEFYGDRLVRSDVELGVPKSVQASILRRFRAALLICRTTLESVERNRGQFDLQELRQLQLIEAVVSRYGYQLPSGGSPAISRAPEALPRSLLGFFDTVRRQLDPASEETVVAGFRRRRNSTLISLRILLLLILVPLLIQQVAGAYIISPAVDRLSPELPFLSYPKPKLEEQAVEKLRVYKQELEFDALLNSDQPLEADQLRQKLAEKAIELKDEADGLSVQAVKNVFSDLSALIAFTVVCFASRDDLRVMRGFFDEAVYGLSDSAKAFAIILFTDIFVGFHSPEGWTVLLNGIAKHLGLPSQENFVMLFIATFPVILATIFKYWIFRYLNRVSPSSVATLKGMNGSG, encoded by the coding sequence ATGAGTCGCCGAAACTGGGTCAACTTTTTTTCGCGTGGGCAGGGATTCGATCTCACCAACGACCTTGAGCGTGGTTACGAATCTGCGCTGTTGATCCAGAATTTGGAACTCGAGTTCTATGGCGATCGACTGGTCAGATCCGACGTTGAGCTAGGCGTACCAAAGTCGGTTCAGGCCAGCATCCTGAGGCGGTTTCGGGCCGCCTTGTTGATCTGCCGAACCACCCTGGAGTCGGTCGAGCGCAATCGAGGGCAATTTGATCTTCAAGAACTGAGGCAGCTACAGCTGATTGAGGCTGTGGTGAGTCGTTATGGATATCAACTGCCAAGTGGAGGATCTCCTGCAATCAGTCGTGCTCCAGAGGCTTTGCCGAGATCATTGCTCGGATTTTTCGATACTGTTCGCCGTCAACTTGATCCTGCGTCTGAGGAAACAGTCGTTGCAGGTTTTCGCCGACGTCGCAACAGCACTCTGATCTCGTTGCGCATTCTGTTGCTTTTAATTTTGGTGCCGTTGTTGATTCAACAGGTTGCCGGTGCATACATTATTTCCCCTGCTGTTGATCGATTATCTCCAGAGTTGCCATTTTTAAGTTATCCAAAACCAAAGCTTGAAGAACAGGCTGTTGAGAAATTGCGCGTCTATAAGCAAGAACTTGAATTTGACGCTTTACTCAATTCAGATCAACCACTGGAGGCAGATCAGCTGCGTCAAAAACTAGCCGAAAAGGCTATTGAACTCAAGGATGAGGCTGATGGTCTAAGTGTTCAAGCAGTTAAAAATGTTTTTTCTGATTTAAGTGCTCTTATAGCATTCACGGTTGTTTGTTTTGCTAGTCGAGATGATTTACGCGTGATGCGTGGTTTCTTTGATGAGGCTGTGTATGGGTTAAGTGATTCTGCTAAGGCATTTGCAATTATTTTATTCACCGATATATTCGTCGGCTTTCATAGTCCTGAGGGATGGACTGTTCTGCTTAATGGGATCGCAAAACATTTGGGTTTACCCTCTCAAGAAAACTTTGTGATGTTATTTATCGCCACTTTCCCAGTTATATTGGCAACAATATTTAAGTATTGGATTTTCCGTTATCTCAACCGAGTTTCGCCATCCTCTGTGGCCACACTCAAAGGAATGAATGGTTCTGGTTGA
- a CDS encoding bifunctional adenosylcobinamide kinase/adenosylcobinamide-phosphate guanylyltransferase gives MVLVDTQVHKSELILVSGPSRGGKSRWAESLLAEDPCVIYIATGTKRDDDPAWVERLRIHRERRPSHWRLLEPGPDLTQSLKSIDATQSVLVDSLGGFVAARLDLDSAAWTEYCEDLIVTLRHLTFKCVLVIEETGWGVVPSTQIGGLFRDRLGQLAQQLDQIADVSWLVLQGRAVDLRSISHPVP, from the coding sequence ATGGTTCTGGTTGATACCCAAGTGCACAAATCGGAGTTAATCCTTGTCAGTGGTCCATCCCGTGGCGGCAAAAGTCGATGGGCTGAATCTCTTCTGGCAGAAGATCCTTGTGTGATCTACATCGCAACGGGTACGAAACGCGATGATGATCCAGCTTGGGTGGAACGGTTGCGCATTCACCGAGAACGGCGGCCGTCGCACTGGCGTTTGCTCGAACCTGGCCCAGATCTGACTCAGTCGCTCAAAAGCATTGATGCAACGCAATCTGTCTTGGTCGACTCATTGGGTGGATTCGTTGCCGCACGCCTGGATTTGGACAGTGCGGCTTGGACCGAATATTGCGAAGATCTGATCGTCACCCTGCGTCATCTCACCTTTAAGTGCGTTTTGGTGATCGAAGAAACTGGATGGGGTGTCGTTCCTTCGACCCAAATTGGCGGCTTGTTCCGAGATCGACTGGGTCAATTGGCACAACAGTTGGATCAAATAGCGGATGTGAGTTGGCTTGTCTTGCAGGGGCGAGCTGTTGATCTTCGCTCCATCAGTCACCCCGTTCCATGA
- a CDS encoding tRNA (cytidine(34)-2'-O)-methyltransferase produces MSIVNPEAPLRVALFEPRIPPNTGNIARTCAAFQLPLSLIEPLGFQIDDRSVRRAGLDYWPHVQLSTHGSFEAMKQVLLPQSRIIGCSRRGGSCLSDFEFQHGDVLLFGREDTGLPDDVRDQCHTIVTIPMPGAADSSGQGGVRSLNLSVACALVTYVAGHQLQLW; encoded by the coding sequence ATGAGCATCGTGAACCCTGAAGCCCCATTGCGGGTTGCCTTATTTGAACCTCGAATCCCTCCCAATACAGGGAACATCGCGCGAACTTGTGCGGCATTTCAGCTACCCCTATCGCTGATCGAACCACTGGGGTTTCAAATTGACGACCGCAGCGTCCGTCGAGCTGGTCTCGATTATTGGCCCCATGTGCAGTTGTCGACGCATGGCAGCTTCGAGGCCATGAAACAGGTTTTACTCCCGCAAAGCCGGATTATTGGTTGCAGCCGTCGTGGAGGCAGTTGCCTGAGCGACTTCGAATTTCAACACGGAGATGTGTTGCTATTTGGTCGTGAAGACACTGGCCTTCCTGATGATGTGCGCGATCAGTGCCACACCATTGTCACGATTCCAATGCCAGGGGCAGCGGATTCCAGCGGTCAAGGGGGCGTAAGAAGCCTCAATTTGTCGGTTGCCTGTGCCCTTGTGACCTATGTGGCAGGCCATCAGTTGCAATTGTGGTGA
- a CDS encoding peptidoglycan DD-metalloendopeptidase family protein has protein sequence MRALLLLASATTPFLALSVWSGLPGHADNNVFNLAELPPLPVEVSQRQTPLSATEFSSSSDESASSAPSLWFQLTRSISLTQLAKALDLPPDQLAELNGRSTTHRFSTKSWAVVPASLGDRAELIIGLDKRSRRDSAPLSSPPPVSEVAAVQKGDSLASFLARNGVSRAELKTFNPGLQLNELTVGRELRVAQASPGQSMLAIRPTLSGGAAWPMRPSFNPGRTPAERLKFGRDYLWPTKGVFTSGFGWRWGRMHKGIDIANNTGTPIFASRDGVVAFAGWSGAYGYLVEIAHADGDSTRYAHNSRILVRKGQIIPQGSRISLMGSTGRSTGPHLHFEIRRAGGAALNPLSKLPARKA, from the coding sequence ATGCGGGCACTGCTCCTATTGGCAAGTGCAACTACTCCTTTCTTGGCCCTCTCGGTTTGGAGTGGCTTACCTGGGCATGCAGATAACAATGTTTTCAACTTGGCGGAGCTCCCTCCCCTCCCTGTAGAAGTTTCACAACGTCAGACACCTCTATCTGCAACGGAGTTTTCTTCGTCTTCAGACGAGTCAGCATCATCAGCCCCCTCCCTCTGGTTCCAGCTCACCCGATCGATTTCGCTCACTCAGCTTGCAAAGGCTCTTGATCTACCCCCAGATCAACTAGCTGAGCTGAATGGTCGCTCTACCACCCATCGTTTTTCAACTAAAAGTTGGGCTGTCGTTCCTGCGTCTCTAGGTGATCGAGCTGAATTGATCATTGGTCTTGATAAGAGGTCGCGTCGCGATTCGGCTCCACTTTCATCTCCCCCGCCCGTATCTGAAGTTGCTGCTGTTCAAAAAGGAGATTCCCTGGCTTCGTTTTTGGCCCGCAATGGCGTTTCTCGCGCTGAACTAAAAACCTTTAACCCCGGTTTACAGCTCAACGAATTAACAGTTGGCCGCGAATTGCGAGTAGCCCAAGCTTCACCGGGTCAATCGATGCTTGCTATTCGTCCAACATTGAGTGGTGGTGCTGCTTGGCCCATGCGACCTTCCTTCAACCCTGGACGCACCCCAGCAGAACGCCTGAAATTTGGTCGAGATTATCTATGGCCAACAAAGGGGGTTTTCACCTCCGGCTTTGGCTGGCGTTGGGGGCGCATGCACAAGGGTATTGATATTGCCAACAACACTGGAACGCCGATTTTCGCTTCCCGTGATGGCGTAGTGGCTTTTGCAGGGTGGAGTGGTGCCTATGGCTATTTGGTTGAGATTGCCCATGCGGATGGTGACTCAACCCGCTATGCCCACAACAGCCGCATCTTGGTCAGAAAAGGTCAGATCATTCCCCAGGGTTCCCGGATATCTTTGATGGGGAGTACAGGACGAAGTACAGGTCCCCATCTCCACTTCGAAATACGCCGCGCAGGTGGTGCAGCACTCAATCCTTTGAGCAAACTTCCCGCACGTAAGGCATGA
- a CDS encoding peroxiredoxin: protein MTDNGCLRVGQKAPDFTATAVVDQEFKEISLSQYKGKYVVLFFYPLDFTFVCPTEITAFSDRYSDFSSKNTEVLGVSVDSQFSHLSWIQTARNQGGLGDINYPLVSDLKKEIATAYNVLDDAEGVALRGLFIIDPDGVIMHSTINNLPVGRNVDETLRVLQAFQYVQANPDEVCPANWTPGEKTMKPDPEGSKEYFSAIS, encoded by the coding sequence ATGACCGATAACGGTTGCCTGCGCGTGGGCCAAAAGGCCCCTGATTTCACTGCTACTGCTGTGGTGGATCAGGAATTCAAGGAGATTTCCTTATCTCAGTACAAAGGGAAGTACGTGGTGTTGTTCTTCTATCCGTTGGACTTCACTTTTGTTTGCCCTACGGAGATCACCGCGTTTAGCGATCGCTATTCAGATTTCTCCAGCAAGAACACTGAAGTTCTTGGCGTCTCCGTAGACAGCCAATTCAGTCATCTGTCGTGGATTCAAACAGCTCGCAACCAGGGCGGCCTTGGCGACATCAACTATCCCTTGGTGTCTGACCTGAAGAAAGAAATTGCGACCGCTTACAACGTTCTTGATGACGCAGAGGGTGTTGCCTTGCGTGGCTTGTTCATCATCGATCCTGATGGTGTAATCATGCATTCCACGATCAACAACCTGCCCGTTGGTCGCAATGTTGATGAGACCCTTCGTGTGTTGCAGGCCTTCCAGTACGTCCAGGCTAATCCTGACGAAGTGTGCCCCGCAAACTGGACTCCTGGTGAAAAAACAATGAAGCCAGACCCAGAAGGTAGCAAAGAATATTTTTCCGCAATTAGCTAA
- a CDS encoding UPF0182 family protein, with amino-acid sequence MKRFLWILLPPVLVVVARMHVEWVWFAQFNWQSVLFQRWMLQLLFAGAGSIPVFLAVLWLRAFDRIDDPPRQQKRPIDGMRFSLVLMVSGLAFLACSVVLSDLAILAWKQPFSLSHWQSTGHSMASEWKALLPIQLAIAGVSLCRPQLRRWVAVAMGFALVLVVSRAWGVWSLAWLIPDEGLREPLLGTDLSFGLGRFSAIQLGLELLVLSGTFTTAHAVWGRVTVSPHLSDWSMPALGNRSYRWLSIGVGTNLLGVAGLVWLSRHQLLWHQHGLVAGAGWLQQHLTLPFRSLLAFVLLVLGVSCIVRGIGHLQRLLLLCVAAIVIIESTLTPLTRWLVVRPQELALQAPYLETAIRSTRHGFQLDRIQRRRTEPNVDLTEEDLESGASTLRNVRLWDSGPLLETNRQLQQLRVYYRFSNAAVDRYPLIPDSDTSQQVIISARELDQSALPRRSKTWQNRHFVFTHGNGFTVSPVNTRGTDGLPSYVISDLGSNTRIEGNRDLGIKRKDVEAAIPAQNAALYFGMLPSPYAVVPTEVDEFDYPDGDLNVYSHYAGSAGVPIGSLIQRLCASIYLAEPRLLTTKAIQKDSRVLLRREVRQRIRAIAPFLDLRGDPYLVSVPGDNLELGTSGNRIQHQFWIAEGYTHSATYAYSAAVSKTDSDRYLRNSVKVVVDAYNGSMRLFVSEPDDPIIKSWQKLFPQLFESIESMPNILKAHLLVPEDFFKVQVSQLQRYHVEDPRIFYSGDDVWQVPLEVYGGEQISVEPYHITAQIEGNNSSEFLLLQPLTPLARPNLTAWLAARNDAEHYGELLLIDFPKDRPILGPEQIQALINQDPEVSKVFSLWDGGGSELVQGNLLVLPVGTSLLYVEPVYLKATKGGLPSLVRIVVSDGRGIAMDVNLSAAIDRLIKKTPYGITEGVSTDRLDESRKRSIS; translated from the coding sequence ATGAAACGCTTCCTCTGGATTCTGTTGCCACCGGTTTTAGTTGTGGTGGCACGAATGCATGTGGAGTGGGTTTGGTTTGCCCAATTCAACTGGCAGTCGGTTCTGTTTCAACGCTGGATGCTTCAACTGCTGTTTGCAGGGGCTGGCTCCATACCAGTTTTTCTTGCGGTGCTTTGGCTTCGAGCCTTTGATCGGATCGACGATCCACCGCGTCAGCAGAAGCGCCCCATTGATGGGATGCGATTCAGCCTCGTGTTGATGGTGAGTGGTTTGGCATTTCTTGCTTGCAGCGTTGTGCTGAGTGATCTAGCGATCCTGGCTTGGAAACAACCCTTCAGCCTGAGTCACTGGCAATCCACAGGACACTCGATGGCTTCGGAGTGGAAGGCTCTGCTCCCAATTCAATTGGCCATAGCGGGAGTGTCGTTGTGTCGACCTCAATTGAGGCGCTGGGTTGCTGTTGCCATGGGGTTTGCACTGGTGTTGGTGGTGTCTCGGGCCTGGGGAGTGTGGAGCCTGGCTTGGTTGATCCCTGATGAAGGACTCCGCGAGCCATTGCTTGGTACGGATCTCAGTTTTGGTCTCGGCCGATTTTCTGCAATCCAGTTAGGCCTAGAGCTGCTTGTTCTTTCTGGAACGTTCACCACAGCCCATGCTGTTTGGGGACGAGTAACGGTCTCTCCGCACCTGTCGGATTGGTCGATGCCGGCTCTTGGCAACCGCTCCTACCGATGGCTGTCGATTGGGGTCGGCACAAATTTGCTTGGTGTGGCAGGTCTGGTTTGGTTATCGCGACATCAGTTGCTTTGGCATCAGCACGGCTTGGTTGCAGGGGCCGGCTGGCTTCAACAACACCTCACCCTTCCATTCCGAAGCCTGCTCGCCTTTGTTCTGTTGGTGTTAGGCGTGAGCTGCATCGTCAGAGGGATAGGACACCTACAACGTCTGCTCCTCCTGTGTGTGGCCGCAATTGTGATCATTGAAAGCACCCTGACGCCACTGACGCGCTGGCTGGTGGTGCGACCACAAGAATTGGCTCTTCAAGCGCCGTACCTTGAAACCGCGATTCGTTCAACACGGCATGGTTTTCAGTTGGATCGCATCCAACGGCGGAGAACTGAACCCAATGTTGATCTCACTGAAGAAGATTTGGAGTCTGGAGCAAGCACTCTGCGCAATGTTCGCCTATGGGATAGCGGCCCTCTATTGGAAACGAACCGCCAGCTTCAACAGCTAAGGGTTTATTACCGCTTTTCCAATGCTGCTGTTGATCGTTATCCATTAATTCCAGATAGTGATACATCGCAGCAGGTGATTATCTCAGCGCGGGAACTCGATCAATCAGCACTACCTCGACGTTCAAAAACTTGGCAAAATAGACACTTTGTTTTCACCCACGGGAATGGATTTACTGTCAGTCCTGTGAATACACGAGGTACTGATGGACTTCCGTCCTATGTGATCAGTGATTTGGGTTCGAATACACGGATCGAAGGCAATCGTGACCTTGGCATCAAGCGTAAAGATGTAGAAGCTGCCATACCTGCACAAAATGCAGCGCTTTACTTCGGCATGCTGCCTTCACCCTATGCAGTTGTGCCAACTGAAGTCGATGAATTCGATTATCCAGATGGAGATCTCAATGTTTATTCTCACTACGCGGGATCTGCTGGCGTGCCAATTGGTTCGTTGATACAAAGGTTGTGCGCTTCGATTTATTTGGCGGAACCCAGACTTCTCACAACCAAAGCAATTCAGAAGGATTCAAGGGTTCTTTTACGCCGTGAAGTGAGGCAACGCATTCGAGCCATCGCTCCATTCCTAGATCTACGAGGAGATCCCTATTTGGTTTCTGTGCCTGGCGACAATCTTGAATTAGGAACCAGCGGAAACAGAATCCAGCACCAATTCTGGATTGCCGAGGGTTATACACATAGTGCTACTTATGCGTACAGTGCTGCAGTTAGTAAAACAGACTCTGATCGATATTTACGAAACTCAGTCAAGGTGGTAGTAGATGCATACAACGGCAGTATGCGTCTATTTGTGAGTGAACCTGATGATCCGATCATTAAGTCGTGGCAAAAATTGTTTCCACAGCTTTTCGAATCAATTGAAAGCATGCCAAATATTCTCAAAGCACATCTATTAGTCCCGGAAGATTTCTTCAAAGTACAGGTGAGTCAACTCCAGAGATATCATGTTGAAGATCCCCGGATTTTTTATAGCGGCGATGATGTGTGGCAAGTGCCCTTAGAGGTATATGGAGGAGAACAGATATCCGTTGAACCGTATCATATAACTGCACAAATAGAAGGAAATAATAGTTCAGAGTTTTTGTTGCTTCAACCTCTTACACCTCTGGCAAGGCCAAATTTAACTGCTTGGTTAGCAGCACGGAATGATGCTGAACATTATGGGGAATTGTTGTTGATCGATTTTCCAAAAGACAGACCAATTCTTGGACCTGAACAAATCCAAGCTCTCATCAATCAAGATCCTGAAGTGAGCAAGGTGTTTAGTCTTTGGGATGGTGGTGGTTCAGAACTTGTCCAAGGTAATTTGTTGGTTTTACCAGTAGGGACAAGCCTTCTTTACGTAGAGCCTGTTTATCTAAAGGCCACAAAGGGTGGTCTTCCATCGTTGGTTCGTATCGTCGTAAGCGATGGCCGAGGTATCGCCATGGATGTAAATCTGTCGGCGGCGATTGACCGACTCATAAAAAAAACCCCTTACGGCATAACCGAAGGGGTTTCAACTGATCGACTCGACGAATCGAGAAAACGATCAATTAGCTAA
- the ftsH gene encoding ATP-dependent zinc metalloprotease FtsH encodes MAPGSTQSSDSPANQQVTQPFFQKLWKKEEGVSYSTLLRDIDNKKIKQLDLVPARREVRVVYDDGRKVSVPIFPNDDRILRAAESSDTPLTVVDGRREQANKDLAGTLLVVLLVVIGLSLLLRRSAQMANRALGFGRSKPRLKPQEDLQVRFEDVEGINDARQELEEVVTFLKQPETFIRLGAKIPRGVLLVGPPGTGKTLLAKAIACEAGVPFFSMAASEFVEMFVGVGASRVRDLFRQAKEKAPCIVFIDEIDAVGRQRGAGIGGGNDEREQTLNQLLTEMDGFEENSGVILLAATNRADVLDAALTRPGRFDRRIDVGLPDRRGRAAILAVHARSRPLALAVNLEEWASRTPGFSGADLANLLNEAAILAARHNSTEIDDSCLEGALERITMGLSNRPLQDNAKKRLIAYHEIGHALVATLLPAANDVDKVTLLPRGGAGGYTRFMPDEEQLDSGLVTRSSCMADLVVALGGRAAEQVVFGPLEVTQGASGDLQMVAQLSREMVTRFGFSSLGPLALEGAGSEVFLGRDWFSQRPGYAETTGQAIDGQIRTLAKNALAHAVSLLESKRELMDQLVEALIEEETLSGERFRSLAELN; translated from the coding sequence GTGGCTCCAGGTTCGACGCAGTCATCGGATTCACCCGCGAACCAGCAGGTGACACAACCGTTCTTCCAAAAATTATGGAAGAAAGAGGAAGGCGTCAGCTATTCGACGCTGCTCAGGGATATCGACAACAAAAAAATTAAGCAATTAGATCTCGTCCCAGCGCGACGGGAAGTTCGAGTTGTGTACGACGACGGACGCAAAGTGAGCGTTCCGATTTTTCCGAATGACGACCGCATCCTGCGTGCCGCTGAAAGCTCTGATACACCCTTAACGGTGGTGGATGGTCGGCGCGAACAGGCGAATAAAGATCTCGCCGGCACCCTGTTGGTGGTGCTGCTTGTGGTGATCGGTTTGTCGTTATTGCTGCGTCGTTCAGCCCAAATGGCAAACCGCGCCCTTGGGTTTGGTCGCAGCAAACCACGGTTAAAACCGCAGGAAGACCTGCAAGTTCGTTTCGAAGACGTGGAAGGCATCAATGATGCCCGTCAAGAATTAGAGGAAGTGGTGACCTTCCTCAAGCAACCAGAAACATTTATTCGGCTAGGGGCAAAGATTCCCCGGGGAGTGTTGTTGGTCGGTCCACCGGGCACTGGCAAAACGTTATTGGCCAAAGCCATCGCCTGTGAGGCTGGGGTTCCGTTTTTCTCGATGGCAGCCTCTGAATTTGTTGAGATGTTCGTAGGTGTCGGTGCCAGTCGGGTTCGCGATTTATTCCGTCAGGCCAAAGAGAAGGCTCCATGCATTGTTTTTATTGATGAGATCGACGCCGTTGGTCGTCAACGGGGAGCCGGAATCGGTGGAGGAAACGATGAACGGGAACAAACCTTGAACCAACTCCTAACGGAGATGGATGGCTTCGAGGAAAACTCGGGGGTCATTCTTTTAGCTGCAACCAACCGTGCTGATGTCCTGGATGCTGCTCTAACGCGGCCTGGTCGATTTGATCGAAGGATCGATGTGGGTCTCCCAGATCGACGGGGACGCGCGGCCATTCTTGCTGTGCATGCCAGAAGTCGCCCCCTTGCCCTGGCGGTGAATTTGGAGGAATGGGCGAGTCGCACCCCTGGCTTTTCAGGTGCCGACTTAGCCAATTTGTTGAACGAAGCGGCCATTCTCGCCGCCCGGCACAACAGCACTGAAATTGACGACAGCTGCCTAGAGGGCGCTCTCGAACGCATCACCATGGGATTGAGCAATCGTCCCTTGCAAGACAACGCCAAAAAGCGATTAATTGCCTACCACGAGATCGGTCATGCCCTCGTGGCAACGCTTCTTCCGGCTGCCAATGACGTGGACAAAGTGACCCTTCTCCCGCGTGGTGGAGCCGGCGGATACACCCGATTTATGCCCGATGAAGAACAATTGGATTCGGGTTTAGTGACCCGATCGTCTTGCATGGCCGACTTAGTGGTGGCCCTTGGCGGCCGAGCTGCAGAACAGGTGGTGTTCGGCCCGTTGGAAGTGACCCAAGGTGCCAGTGGCGATTTACAAATGGTGGCCCAACTCTCCCGAGAAATGGTCACTCGGTTTGGCTTCTCTAGCCTCGGCCCACTAGCGCTAGAAGGAGCTGGATCAGAGGTGTTCTTGGGACGTGATTGGTTCAGTCAACGGCCCGGTTATGCCGAAACAACTGGTCAAGCAATCGATGGACAAATTCGAACTTTGGCCAAAAACGCCTTGGCTCATGCTGTGTCGTTGTTGGAATCAAAGCGTGAGTTGATGGATCAGCTCGTAGAAGCGTTGATCGAAGAGGAAACATTGAGCGGGGAGCGGTTTCGGAGCCTGGCTGAACTGAACTGA
- a CDS encoding 50S ribosomal protein L32, with translation MAVPKKKTSKAKRNQRSATWKGKAAIAAKRAMSIGKSVLSGRAQGFVYPVSDTDEAEA, from the coding sequence ATGGCCGTTCCGAAGAAGAAAACATCGAAAGCCAAGCGCAATCAGCGCAGTGCCACTTGGAAAGGGAAAGCTGCGATAGCCGCAAAGCGCGCCATGTCGATCGGTAAGTCGGTTCTAAGCGGCCGTGCTCAAGGATTTGTGTACCCCGTTAGCGATACAGACGAAGCCGAGGCCTAA
- a CDS encoding phosphoribulokinase, whose protein sequence is MDPEGCQLISAEDQGKLLRFLGIEDPHQWRQSWISQHLNLELEAWHPNSSSDWLWSLGIPMLSLARKYQGRKKLVGLSALPGCGKSSLGHWLEAAAHKLGLSLQVVSIDDFYFPAEQLERSMQGNPWGVPRALPGSHDLILLQRTLEDWRNGFPVECPRFDKALRNGRGDRSGWRACDADLLVLEGWFVGCPAGYDPTIQEEGLNPPLTRSEMAYRKKIEEILQRYQPIWHQLDQLWQLRATDHQSPQLWKRQQEDAMRMARGSSLNGSALDGFIRMILSAIPSGTIQNIPADVVFDVDPNRDLTRIRLNRAS, encoded by the coding sequence TTGGATCCTGAAGGTTGTCAGCTCATTTCTGCGGAAGATCAGGGCAAATTGCTCCGTTTTCTGGGAATTGAGGATCCTCATCAGTGGCGGCAGTCCTGGATTAGCCAACACCTCAATCTCGAGCTTGAGGCCTGGCATCCAAACAGCAGTTCTGACTGGCTGTGGTCCCTTGGAATTCCGATGTTGAGCCTGGCCCGTAAGTATCAGGGCCGCAAGAAATTAGTTGGCTTGAGTGCGCTTCCAGGTTGCGGGAAGTCGAGTTTGGGTCATTGGCTTGAAGCTGCTGCGCACAAATTGGGTTTATCTCTGCAGGTGGTCTCAATTGACGACTTTTATTTTCCTGCCGAACAACTTGAACGTTCGATGCAAGGCAATCCTTGGGGTGTGCCGCGTGCTTTGCCTGGGAGTCACGACTTGATACTGCTGCAACGCACCCTTGAAGATTGGCGAAACGGGTTCCCTGTCGAATGTCCTCGTTTTGACAAGGCCTTGCGGAATGGACGGGGGGATCGCTCGGGTTGGCGTGCTTGCGATGCAGATCTCCTTGTTCTCGAAGGCTGGTTTGTGGGCTGCCCAGCGGGATACGACCCCACCATCCAGGAGGAGGGGCTGAATCCACCTCTCACCCGGAGTGAAATGGCCTACCGGAAAAAGATTGAGGAGATCCTGCAGCGCTATCAACCCATCTGGCATCAACTTGATCAGCTTTGGCAACTTCGTGCCACTGACCATCAATCACCTCAGCTTTGGAAACGGCAACAAGAAGATGCCATGCGGATGGCTCGAGGCAGCTCCCTTAACGGGAGCGCTCTGGATGGCTTCATCAGAATGATTTTGAGTGCGATCCCCTCAGGAACCATCCAAAACATTCCTGCTGATGTTGTTTTCGACGTGGATCCGAATCGTGATCTGACTCGAATCCGTCTGAATCGTGCCTCTTAG
- a CDS encoding DUF565 domain-containing protein, with protein MSTLQRTRLAALQRTVGQQLKASFGGPWWRRSSRILLLLAGFFIGSNLTVHLDNATGARTFSAFFALLACELLVLMRRRSPWLDYLRLGFIYAVVLEAFKVGS; from the coding sequence ATGAGCACGCTGCAGCGCACTCGTTTGGCGGCACTTCAACGCACTGTTGGCCAACAGCTCAAAGCCAGTTTTGGCGGACCTTGGTGGAGACGAAGTTCTCGAATTCTGTTGTTACTCGCTGGCTTCTTTATCGGTAGCAATCTCACGGTTCACCTCGATAACGCCACAGGAGCTCGCACGTTTAGTGCATTTTTTGCCTTACTCGCTTGTGAGTTGCTCGTCTTAATGCGTCGACGATCTCCCTGGTTGGATTACCTCAGATTGGGATTCATTTACGCCGTTGTATTGGAGGCCTTCAAGGTTGGATCCTGA